One Arachis hypogaea cultivar Tifrunner chromosome 18, arahy.Tifrunner.gnm2.J5K5, whole genome shotgun sequence genomic window, tgtttagtaattttcaaatttaatgcttgcatttatgtctattatagtatttttaaattttgaaagttattttatcaaacacaattGTTGTTGCCTGTGTTTATTGAAAGCTATTTtcaatttgatttaccaaacataaatgctacaacttttaaaaagctatcttttaaaagttaacttttataagcttcttttgaaaaataaaagttttaccaaactaaGTCTAAATCTAATAACCACAGTTTAAGATATTCACGAAATACGCTTAGTATACCAGAATGGTTGGCTAGATCGCGATTTTCTACTATGAATTTGTAACTGATTTATCtacttaatttaatttgaatttgattttgtactgaatttaaaaaaaaaaaaactagttttcttatctttttatgtaACTAAAGatcatttaaattcaataaatataaaattaattatgattacatcttaaaaaattatttattgtctGTTAGAAATTTACTAGTATATTTTgagtaaatatataaatttaattaaattttaatatacataaaattttaattaatttatattattcttatattgataaatttttatcGATTTGTAACCTTATGATAATATGTATTATaaatagattaataatattattgattacTTTGAGTTTGTTGAATTTATATAAAAACCGCATTGTGTCATAAAAATAgagaatagaaaacaaaatgaaTCATTTTTACCTTGAGAGATCgtgttattattttaaaaaatggaCAAAGATCGAATTAATAGTTCattcttataaaaataaaaatttttcttcaacttctttctAACAAATATATCCTTAGAATTTCCAtcgttataaaaatatttgttattccATTCTACAATAATAAACTTGCAAACTAActatagatagaaaaaaattacaatgttaGTGATGCAAATAAGTAATAAATATATCATTATTAGCAACAATAACTTAGGTTCagttgccaatgagtaatagctcaaatggcatagtctccccatactcaattaagaggttgcgggttcgagtctcctatctttggtaaaaaaaaaaaaaaaaaaacttaggtTCAGTTTGATAAAATTtctagtttttaaaatttgtagtaATTATATTCaataattgaaataaaagtaacttttaataaatatgagttacaaaaattatatttgtaaAATTGTGTAACAATTAAAATGATGTTAATAgactaataaataataacaataaatataaaaGTTCATTAACATAAGGTTATGTTAAACTTTAAGAGATATAAATTAACTTCTAAAAAGATATGTTGgtgatttcaaaactttttatcaGACCttggtttttactttttatataggtttttcagtttataatttgaatataaaaataataagagattaaaatgttttaataattttttatattaatcactAATTAatgttttataaatattaaaggctaaattgaaattaaacaaaTTAGACAATAAACTAAAATTGCCGTGAAATACGAGGGACAAGGTAAAAAAGCATGAATTTACTTtcgtttttttttgttattttagtttaAGAAAATCTAACttagttatatttaaaatttaaaatttaaaattaaaataaaagataataactaatcttatctttaaaatttaaaataaaaataatttaaatttatacgtACAACCATAACAGCTTCACTTAATCTTACTAAAATAGCTGaactttgagaattatttatttaatttcataataaataatatttttaaatttaaataatttattaattagtttgtacttattatatcatatatttaataatttattaaaaaaatattaatataatacataaaaaataattaaaaaaatattgtttaaaaaataaagataaataaacttcTAATCAATTTGAATTTAGAGACAATAACACTTTGGCAGAAACTCACCTGCAGTCGACTATAGGTGAAGTTGCTTCTGGATGGCTAACACGTGTTattatattgtttaaaaaaaaattggtttattttatacaactaatttatttaagaaaaccgGTTTAAATTGGACCAAACAGTTACttttattcccttcttcttcgttttcacaCGTTCGTTCTCTTCCAATCCCTTTTTCAGAAACAGAGACACAAAAAAGAACAGATGATACCATTTATGTCATTCctataaaaaaaaagtgaattttgtttttttagaATAGTAAATGttactttttcaaataatttgtatacatatatttaacgaaaattaactaaataaaagtttcagataaatttaaagaaaaattggtcaataagaatgaagaagaagaacataccAAATTCATCTGTTAGGAATTTAGGAATAACACGCAGAAgaattgaaattattttaaagGTAGTTATTTGATCTACTTAaaccgatttttttaaataaactatttatataaaataaatcggTTTTTTTTAAACCATATAATAACACGTGTCAACCATCCAGAAGCAACTTCATCTACAGTCGACTGCAGGTGAGTTTCCACCCTTTATGTCCATTTCTGTGAACTTGATATGTCGTATTTTTTGTTACGTCATTGTTTTTCATTTAGAATACGAAAAAACATCCATAAAAGTCGTGCTGTGTCACGAAAGTAATGAATAGAGAACAAAATGAatcgtttttattttaaataattgtgTTATTATTCTAAAAAATGGACAGAAACCAAGTTGATAGTTCAATTCTATAAAAATAAAGGTTTCTCTTCCACTTATTTTCTCTAACAAATATATCTTTAGAATTTCTATAGTTATAAAAGTATTTGTTATTCCATTCTACAATAATAAACTTGCAAACTAACTATAGATAGAATAAAATTACAATGTTAGTGATGCAAATAAGTAATAAATATATCATTATTAGGAACAATAACTTAGGTtcagtttgataaaatttttagtttttaaatttgtaGTAATTATAttcaataaattgaaataaaagtaacttttaattaatatgagttacaaaaattatatttgtaaaattgtttaataattaaaatgatgTTAATAgactaataaataataacaataaatataaaGGTTCATTAACATAAGGTTATGTTATACTTTAAGAGATATAAATTAACTTCTATAAAGATATCTGGTGATTTCAAAACCTTTTATTAGACCttagtttttatatagttttttgagtttataatttgaatataaaaataataagagattaaaatgttttaataattttttatattaatcactaattaatattttataaatattaaagactAAGCTGAAATTAAACAAATTAGACCATAAACTAAAATTGCCGTGAAATATGAGGGACAACGtaaacaaaacatgaatttactttgtttttttttttgttattttagtttaAGAAAATCTAACTTGTtatatttaaagtttaaaatttaaaattaaatagaagATGATAACTAATCTTATCTTACTtgttatctttaaaatttaaaatcaaaataatttatatatatatcagCATAACAGCTTCACTCAATCTTACCAAAATTGCAGAACTTTTCTCCTTCTTATTTGCTTCAGCAGATCCTAACTTTCTTTATCCTCTCTATCTAGCTAATGCCAGATTTGTTTAGATTTCATCACTCCTGTGATTCTTTCCATATATAATAAACAGGTAGACATCCTcgtcttttaaattttaactatgaTACTTTGTAGTTTCAAATAACAATAACAagtcataaaaatttcaaatactTTCGCTCCTTTTAGTTGTTCTAATTTTCTTGAGAATAGAAGGCATAAGAGAGTTAAAGCGTCAACTTCAATCATGAATGAATTTCTAGAAGAAATCCCAATCAAACAAGTGGACGTAACCGTTTCGAAGACTGACGATCCAACCTTACCTATCCTGACATTCAGAATGTGGTTCCTAGGAATCATCTCATGCGTGGCACTCGCATTGGCGAACCAGTTCTTTTGGTACAGAACACAGCCTCTATCGGTTACGCCAATATGTGTTCAGATCGCCGTTGTTCCAATCGGCCATTTAATGGCAAGAATTTTGCCCACTCGGCGGTTATTCCAAGGTACCATGTTCGAATTCACGATGAATCCTGGACCATTCAATGTGAAAGAGCACGTTCTCATCACTATCTTTGCCAATGCTGGTGCTGGAAGCGTCTATGCAACTCATATTTTGACTGCGGTCAAGATTTACTTTAAAAAGTCTCTCCCTTTTATTCCTGCTTTCATCGTTATGCTCACTACTCAGGTTTGTTCTGTTTCTCTTCAATcaacttttgttttaaaattgtaatataaacttttgttataaaataattttataccgtAAGTTcgattttttatgattaaaaatttcggaatttgattttttatcgttctttaaataaaaatttttaacataGGATATATAAAAAGGAAAGCATACATAATTTATGCTTCAACCTCTTAAAGGAGATTTTTTTGTGAAGAATGAATTAGATATAAAATTTGATGCACGAACTACGTTACATAATTATATTTAGGGTTTGATTAAC contains:
- the LOC140181267 gene encoding oligopeptide transporter 6-like, translating into MNEFLEEIPIKQVDVTVSKTDDPTLPILTFRMWFLGIISCVALALANQFFWYRTQPLSVTPICVQIAVVPIGHLMARILPTRRLFQGTMFEFTMNPGPFNVKEHVLITIFANAGAGSVYATHILTAVKIYFKKSLPFIPAFIVMLTTQVCSVSLQSTFVLKL